In the genome of Quercus robur chromosome 3, dhQueRobu3.1, whole genome shotgun sequence, one region contains:
- the LOC126718267 gene encoding receptor kinase-like protein Xa21 isoform X4: MMLIERPSILLLLAFLLAQPCILHLTESSNNFIDQSALLAFKSKISFGPNDTVFSAGNWSTTTNFCEWFGVSCSRRRQRVTALNLSYMGIRGTISPHIGNLSFLVSLNLENNSFYGFLPHEISHLRRLRKLQLSNNLLEGTLPIDLCSNFPDIQLLYISHNEFSDQCQIKGQIPMGIGSLKNLNTLLLNGNSLTGTIPSTIGGLKSLNTLLLNGNSLTGTIPSTIGGLESLQRLYLDENKIEGFIPEQLCQIKNLGELSLSNNNISGYIPDCIGNLNLLQKLNLSSNQLSPSIPSNLWSIENLLFLDLSWNSLSGPLSPNLRKVDAIEYINLSHNQITGNVPSIIGSFESLRYLDLSKNSFQGDIPQSFGQLKGLDQLDLSNNNLSGKIPKSLEAIRYLKYLNLSFNKLSGEIPSSGPFANFMAESFIGNEALCGNPIFGVPPCTSPSSHGSRVKQILLIYIVPVIASLIIFAALVIMLRRDRQCNMHIPSLPITLREVDHRMISYHEICRGTNNFCESNLLGTGGFGFVYKGILSDGTIVAVKVLNRQLEGAFRSFDAECKVLRSIRHRNLVKVISTCSNPEFRALVLQYMSNGSLERWLYSHNYCLNLVQRVSIMMDVALALEYLHNGRSESVVHCDLKPSNILLDEDLVAHVGDFGIAKILVENDTTQTQTIGTIGYIAPEYGSEGRVSTKCDIYSYGIILLEIFTRKKPTDENFVGELNMRQWIASLPDRMKVVDDGLLNIEDGRDVTAMKTILSSILELGLRCSEELPDERLDIKAVVTQVNKIKLAILGNRKNGV, encoded by the exons ATGATGCTAATAGAAAGGCCATCCATTCTCCTGCTGTTGGCTTTTTTGTTAGCGCAGCCATGCATACTTCACTTGACAGAATCCTCCAACAACTTTATCGATCAATCAGCTCTCCTTGCCTTCAAATCTAAAATCAGTTTTGGTCCAAACGATACTGTCTTCTCTGCTGGTAACTGGTCCACAACAACAAACTTCTGTGAGTGGTTTGGGGTCTCTTGCAGTCGACGCAGACAAAGAGTCACAGCCTTAAACCTTTCTTACATGGGTATCCGTGGCACCATTTCCCCTCATATTGGAAACCTCTCCTTCCTAGTCTCACTTAATCTTGAAAACAACAGCTTCTATGGTTTTCTGCCACATGAGATTAGTCATCTGCGCCGCTTAAGGAAACTTCAGTTGTCAAACAACCTATTGGAAG GAACCCTTCCAATAGATCTTTGCAGCAATTTTCCTGATATTCAACTACTGTATATTTCCCATAACGAATTCAGTG ATCAATGCCAAATAAAGGGTCAAATTCCAATGGGAATCGGTTCACTGAAAAACTTGAACACTCTTTTGTTGAATGGTAATAGTTTGACCGGAACCATACCATCAACAATTGGGGGATTGAAGAGCTTGAACACTCTTTTGTTGAACGGTAATAGTTTGACCGGAACCATACCATCAACAATTGGGGGATTAGAGAGCTTGCAAAGATTGTATCTTGATGAAAACAAGATTGAAGGATTCATTCCAGAACAACTCTGTCAAATAAAGAACCTGGGAGAATTGTCTCTCTCAAATAACAATATCTCCGGATACATCCCAGATTGCATCGGAAATCTCAATCTTTTGCAGAAGCTAAACCTTAGTTCTAACCAACTGTCACCATCAATACCATCAAATTTATGGAGTATTGAAAATCTGTTGTTTTTAGATTTATCATGGAATTCCCTTAGTGGGCCTCTATCTCCAAATCTTAGAAAAGTAGATGCTATTGAATACATAAATTTATCCCATAATCAAATTACTGGAAATGTTCCAAGTATCATTGGAAGTTTTGAAAGCCTACGTTATCTTGATTTGTCAAAGAACTCATTTCAAGGAGACATTCCACAATCTTTTGGACAATTGAAGGGATTGGATCAGTTGGACCTCTCAAATAATAATCTCTCTGGTAAAATTCCTAAGTCTCTTGAGGCAATTCGATATCTTAAGTATTTGAATTTGTCCTTCAATAAGTTATCAGGAGAGATTCCATCCAGTGGACCTTTTGCAAACTTCATGGCAGAATCATTTATAGGTAATGAAGCACTTTGTGGGAATCCAATTTTTGGAGTTCCACCTTGCACAAGTCCAAGTTCTCATGGATCAAGGGTAAAACAAATTTTGCTCATATATATTGTTCCTGTCATTGCATCACTTATAATCTTTGCAGCACTAGTCATTATGCTGAGAAGAGATCGACAATGTAACATGCACATTCCAAGTTTACCTATCACATTGCGTGAAGTGGATCATAGAATGATATCATACCACGAGATTTGTCGTGGGACAAACAATTTTTGTGAAAGCAACTTGCTTGGAACTGgaggttttggttttgtgtacAAAGGGATACTATCTGATGGTACAATTGTTGCTGTCAAAGTTCTTAATCGGCAATTGGAGGGTGCTTTTAGAAGTTTTGATGCTGAATGCAAGGTGCTGAGGTCAATCCGACATAGGAATCTAGTTAAAGTCATTAGTACATGCTCCAACCCTGAGTTTAGAGCTTTGGTGCTGCAATACATGTCAAATGGTAGCCTTGAAAGGTGGTTATACTCTCACAACTACTGCTTGAATCTTGTTCAAAGAGTAAGCATTATGATGGATGTTGCATTAGCGTTAGAATATCTCCACAATGGTAGATCAGAATCTGTGGTGCATTGTGATTTGAAGCCTAGCAATATCCTTTTAGATGAAGACCTAGTTGCACATGTTGGTGACTTTGGCATTGCAAAGATTTTAGTTGAAAATGAcacaacccaaacccaaaccattGGTACAATTGGCTACATCGCACCAG AGTATGGTTCTGAAGGAAGAGTATCTACCAAATGTGACATTTATAGTTATGGGATAATATTGTTGGAGATTTTCACAAGAAAGAAACCCActgatgaaaattttgttggaGAATTAAATATGAGGCAATGGATTGCATCACTTCCTGATCGAATGAAAGTTGTGGACGATGGTTTGCTTAACATTGAAGATGGAAGAGATGTAACTGCCATGAAAACTATTCTTTCATCTATCTTAGAACTAGGCTTAAGGTGTTCTGAAGAATTACCAGATGAAAGGCTTGACATCAAGGCTGTGGTGACCCAAgttaacaaaatcaaattggCAATACTTGGAAATAGAAAAAATGGTGTCTGA